One Vigna unguiculata cultivar IT97K-499-35 chromosome 7, ASM411807v1, whole genome shotgun sequence genomic region harbors:
- the LOC114190245 gene encoding uncharacterized protein LOC114190245, giving the protein MACFLPSQDLGTNVSVSREEFFNFHSIDRLLFTRLVVVLRRDTSQSTHVMAFLMWLEKQCKNMCMIKNLLQWSDPMINSLADEATLVLKCIESSHFPYDDAAFKDENLPLIRSILHHSASFKYFHHNRVVIIGAITKLLDNVCVRAFTDIVQEVQYAKGVREQKMEFEKAYGASPYVKHVVYHTPVPPGVAVVSQNAALAAPPQWGEGSSNGNAYLPVQSYDVSNQQHLNELVAMMNQTSITSTSSDQMQEVPVDERIIFMTFSKGYPISESEVRAFFARRYGDIVEELYMQEVVPPDQPLYARVVIRSRAVDMVDYLLETTNKVKLSINGKHAWARKYLRKGNKSPPTSRPSSPTQFS; this is encoded by the exons ATGGCTTGTTTCCTTCCAAGTCAAGACCTAGGAACCAATGTGAGTGTTAGCAGAGAAGAGTTCTTCAACTTCCACAGCATCGACCGTCTTCTCTTCACCCGTTTGGTGGTGGTGCTCCGTCGTGACACCAGCCAATCCACCCATGTGATGGCCTTCTTGATGTGGCTTGAAAAACAGTGCAAGAACATGTGCATGATCAAGAACTTGCTGCAATGGTCTGACCCCATGATCAATAGCCTTGCAGATGAGGCCACGTTGGTTTTGAAGTGCATCGAGAGTTCCCATTTCCCTTACGATGATGCTGCTTTCAAAGACGAGAACTTGCCTTTGATCAGAAGCATCTTGCACCATTCCGCATCCTTCAAATACTTCCACCATAACCGTGTGGTTATCATTGGAGCAATCACCAAGTTGCTGGACAACGTTTGTGTGAGAGCCTTCACAGACATAGTGCAAGAAGTGCAGTATGCGAAGGGTGTGAGGGAACAGAAGATGGAGTTTGAAAAAGCTTATGGAGCAAGTCCTTATGTCAAACATGTGGTGTATCATACTCCAGTGCCTCCTGGTGTTGCTGTTGTGTCTCAAAATGCTGCATTAGCAGCACCACCACAATGGGGTGAAGGAAGTTCCAATGGCAATGCTTATCTTCCTGTGCAGAGTTATGATGTTTCAAACCAACAACATTTGAATGAGCTTGTTGCCATGATGAATCAAACTAGTATTACTTctacaagcagtgatcaaatgCAGGAGGTGCCTGTTGATGAGAGGATTATCTTCATGACATTCTCTAAGGGCTACCCTATTTCGGAGTCTGAAGTTCGAGCTTTCTTTGCAAG AAGGTATGGCGATATAGTTGAAGAACTGTATATGCAAGAGGTGGTTCCACCTGATCAGCCATTGTATGCTCGTGTAGTGATTCGGTCAAGGGCAGTTGATATGGTTGATTATTTGCTTGAGACCACAAACAAAGTCAAGCTCTCCATTAATGGCAAGCATGCTTGGGCTAGAAAATATCTTCGCAAAGGAAACAAATCCCCGCCAACTTCTCGACCATCTTCACCAACCCAGTTTTCTTGA
- the LOC114192532 gene encoding probable acetyltransferase NATA1-like — MAPAAPPSLTPETTPLGYQLFTRIRLATPSDIPHIHKLIHQMAVFERLTHLFSATESSLSATLFSPTVQPFQSFTILLLEASPTPFPVSTFDSNPFFKPITELVNLRLPYEDPERDTFKSMDDVSVVGFVMFFPNYSTFLGKAGFYVENLYVRECYRRMGFGKMLFCAVAKEAVKRNYGRVDWVVLDWNVNAIRFYEEMGGEVVEEYKFFRLTGKDLQAFGHTH, encoded by the coding sequence ATGGCCCCGGCAGCGCCGCCGTCTCTGACGCCGGAAACCACCCCGTTGGGCTACCAACTCTTCACGCGCATCCGCCTGGCCACCCCCTCCGATATTCCCCACATCCACAAACTCATCCACCAAATGGCCGTCTTCGAACGCCTGACCCACCTCTTCTCCGCCACCGAGTCCTCCCTGTCCGCCACCCTCTTCTCCCCCACCGTCCAACCCTTCCAGTCCTTCACCATCTTGCTTCTAGAAGCTTCTCCCACCCCCTTCCCCGTTTCAACCTTTGACTCCAACCCTTTCTTCAAACCCATCACTGAACTCGTGAATCTGAGGCTCCCCTATGAGGACCCCGAGCGCGACACGTTCAAGAGCATGGACGATGTTAGTGTGGTAGGGTTTGTGATGTTTTTCCCAAACTATTCTACTTTTCTGGGAAAAGCAGGGTTTTACGTGGAGAACTTGTACGTGAGGGAGTGTTACAGGAGAATGGGATTTGGGAAAATGTTGTTTTGTGCAGTGGCAAAGGAAGCAGTAAAAAGGAATTACGGAAGGGTAGACTGGGTTGTGCTGGATTGGAATGTTAATGCTATTAGGTTTTACGAAGAGATGGGTGGTGAGGTGGTGGAGGAATACAAGTTTTTCAGATTGACTGGGAAGGATCTTCAAGCTTTTGGACACACTCACTGA